The following proteins are encoded in a genomic region of Bacillus sp. FJAT-22090:
- a CDS encoding helix-turn-helix domain-containing protein, with protein sequence MQIGSLIKYHRTKKGITQRELAMGICSIPHLSKIENNAKDANKETLRLLLERLEINLQDVEKSEQNIRHLLKEFLDHIQFYEKEKITEAFNQLENYVDIIVFTDYAYVYELYRLRYYVFIRDFNKAEEQSKWLQAQKQNFSQHEEYLFTYFKALFLVLRGRYEEGDELLTRLVQADNRISHLEGEFYYHLGLVKGHLHQHSQAIFYGKKSLESYYEEYNLKRILHVMMMLAINYSRAELYDEALEIYSHLLRNAEMFNQIELLPHIYNNIGDLHDSMANHSIALAYFKKSVSLMSKDTDFYLLSLYNLAYTEYKLGLWEDSKDSFELLKAEATQMRVVHFRLFATFYLLLLSDQEVKAMDLLENKILPSTSKLAVLIGAKEHYSSILANYYKREGKFEKAVQYIDKGENG encoded by the coding sequence GTGCAAATTGGCTCATTGATTAAGTATCACCGAACGAAAAAGGGAATAACGCAGAGGGAGCTAGCGATGGGGATTTGTTCAATTCCTCATCTCAGTAAAATAGAGAATAATGCGAAGGATGCAAACAAAGAAACGCTACGGTTATTGCTAGAACGCTTGGAGATTAACTTACAGGATGTGGAAAAAAGCGAGCAGAATATTCGACATTTGCTTAAAGAGTTTTTAGATCATATCCAGTTTTATGAGAAAGAAAAAATAACAGAAGCATTTAATCAATTAGAAAACTATGTGGATATTATAGTATTTACTGACTACGCTTATGTGTATGAACTGTATAGATTAAGATACTATGTGTTTATTCGTGATTTTAATAAGGCGGAAGAACAGTCAAAGTGGTTGCAGGCACAGAAGCAGAATTTTTCCCAACATGAAGAGTATTTATTTACTTATTTTAAGGCGCTATTTTTAGTCTTAAGAGGGAGATACGAAGAAGGAGATGAACTGTTAACTCGCTTAGTACAGGCGGATAATCGAATTAGCCATTTAGAAGGTGAGTTTTACTACCATTTAGGCTTAGTAAAGGGTCATTTACATCAGCATAGTCAAGCAATTTTTTATGGAAAAAAGTCTTTGGAGTCTTATTATGAAGAATACAATTTAAAAAGGATTCTACATGTAATGATGATGCTAGCAATTAATTACTCTCGTGCGGAACTTTATGATGAGGCACTTGAAATATATAGTCATCTACTTAGAAATGCAGAAATGTTCAATCAGATTGAATTGTTACCACATATATACAACAATATAGGCGATCTTCATGATAGCATGGCAAATCACTCTATAGCCCTTGCATATTTTAAAAAAAGTGTATCACTTATGTCAAAGGATACTGATTTCTATCTGTTAAGTTTATATAATCTGGCTTATACGGAATATAAATTAGGACTGTGGGAGGATAGCAAAGATAGCTTTGAATTGTTAAAAGCAGAAGCGACGCAAATGAGAGTCGTACATTTTCGTTTATTCGCAACTTTTTATTTACTATTACTAAGTGATCAAGAAGTAAAGGCAATGGACCTTCTGGAAAATAAAATATTGCCATCCACTTCAAAACTTGCAGTGTTAATAGGAGCAAAAGAACATTACT
- a CDS encoding S8 family peptidase, with translation MRKVKMLVLSALIVGTLSAPIQVAGATPPSEDKNSSETFRVYVEANNKTTKSTLKGQYEARWELTENGFSTDMNQKQFEALQKNKNVTVTKVDIVTLDTDVRVSEFEALAGEYPTQQVPWGIKAIYNNSNLTTTSGGQGINIAVLDSGVNTSHYDLVNTVEQCKDFTGSTPLVNGSCTDGNGHGTHVAGTALADGGSDKAGIYGVAPEADLWAYKVLGANGSGYSDDIAAAIQHTADQAVATGTKTVINMSLGSSVSNSLITNAVNYAYGKGVLIVAAAGNSGPAQGSIGYPGALVNAIAVAALENRQQNGTYRVADFSSRGYGSTDGDYIIQQGDIEISSPGASIYSTWNNGGYNTISGTSMATPHVAGLAAKVWAQNPTWSNTQLRTNLQNRAKAVDIKGGIGATTGDDYASGFGFARVQ, from the coding sequence ATGAGAAAAGTGAAAATGCTCGTACTAAGTGCACTAATTGTAGGGACTTTATCCGCACCAATTCAAGTCGCAGGCGCTACACCACCTAGTGAAGACAAAAACTCCTCGGAAACATTCCGCGTTTACGTGGAAGCAAACAACAAAACAACGAAATCTACTTTAAAAGGACAGTATGAAGCACGCTGGGAATTGACAGAGAACGGATTCTCTACAGATATGAACCAAAAACAATTTGAAGCATTGCAAAAGAATAAAAATGTGACGGTAACGAAAGTGGATATCGTAACATTGGATACAGATGTACGTGTCTCCGAATTTGAAGCACTTGCAGGAGAATACCCGACGCAACAAGTACCATGGGGCATTAAAGCAATTTACAATAATAGCAATCTTACTACCACTTCAGGTGGACAAGGTATAAATATTGCAGTTCTAGACTCGGGAGTAAACACTAGCCATTATGACTTAGTGAACACAGTTGAACAATGTAAAGACTTTACAGGTTCTACCCCTCTAGTAAATGGTAGCTGTACCGATGGAAATGGTCACGGTACCCATGTAGCTGGTACTGCATTAGCAGATGGTGGTAGTGACAAAGCAGGTATTTATGGAGTAGCTCCCGAAGCTGACCTATGGGCATACAAGGTCCTTGGAGCAAATGGTTCTGGTTATTCCGATGATATCGCTGCGGCTATTCAACACACAGCAGATCAAGCAGTGGCAACAGGTACAAAAACTGTTATAAATATGTCTCTAGGCTCTTCAGTAAGCAATAGCTTAATTACTAACGCTGTAAACTATGCATATGGTAAAGGTGTTTTAATCGTTGCAGCTGCAGGAAATTCTGGTCCTGCTCAAGGCTCTATCGGATACCCAGGTGCACTTGTAAATGCAATAGCAGTAGCTGCACTTGAAAATCGTCAGCAAAACGGAACATACCGTGTAGCAGACTTTTCATCTCGTGGATACGGTTCTACTGATGGTGACTATATCATCCAACAAGGTGATATTGAAATCTCTTCACCAGGGGCTTCCATTTATTCTACTTGGAATAATGGTGGCTATAACACAATTAGTGGTACATCTATGGCAACTCCTCACGTTGCTGGACTAGCTGCTAAAGTTTGGGCTCAAAATCCAACTTGGTCCAATACACAACTTCGTACAAATCTACAAAACCGTGCTAAAGCAGTTGATATTAAAGGTGGAATCGGCGCAACAACTGGCGATGATTACGCTTCCGGTTTTGGATTTGCTCGTGTGCAATAA